In the genome of Cydia strobilella chromosome Z, ilCydStro3.1, whole genome shotgun sequence, one region contains:
- the LOC134755038 gene encoding tudor domain-containing protein 1-like gives MFEVFLATVLYDISTGKQLSIFEPYLQGERLCARTVFNYNFGLCIVQHLQGLNEIYLQKMADIEKVQQLLGELYVFYDEGTPEPLEEFEPGTLCAAKSSDGNWYRAIIIIGINRDADVTVQFPDYGNKETVPKDKVKKLDPSFFEPCARALVAKLGLVPLRHDAVTELSKWTLDKEVQVTLVYEDGRLATLHLDGADSSMKLVNEKPATPEVSSEPVPLLSNAVLQMPDKVGKIEQIRAELAAAADTYKDLQTLESGTPCVAEHFADGLRYRARVLYPDNKNTAVRFIDYGNLVVFHKRRGLIKKMPESMYVHPLAARCYVDVAPTGQWFEALVGDTRVDLLVAVPRAQPHRPARGAGLRA, from the exons ATgtttgaggtttt CCTGGCGACCGTCCTGTACGACATCAGCACGGGCAAGCAGCTGAGCATCTTCGAGCCCTACCTCCAGGGCGAGAGGTTGTGCGCGCGCACAGTCTTCAACTACAACTTCGGTCTCTGCATCGTGCAGCACCTGCAGGGCCTCAACGAGATCTACCTGCAGAAGATGGCGGACATCGAAAAGGTGCAGCAGCTGCTGGGCGAGCTCTACGTTTTCTACGATGAAG GTACACCGGAACCGCTCGAGGAGTTCGAACCCGGCACCCTGTGCGCCGCCAAATCGTCCGACGGCAACTGGTACCgcgccatcatcatcatcggcaTCAACCGCGACGCCGACGTCACCGTACAGTTCCCCGACTACGGCAACAAGGAGACCGTCCCCAAGGACAAGGTTAAAAAACTAGACCCTAGTTTCTTCGAACCGTGCGCTCGGGCTCTCGTCGCGAAGTTAGGACTGGTACCACTCCGCCACGACGCGGTCACCGAGTTGTCCAAATGGACTTTAGACAAGGAGGTGCAAGTCACGCTCGTATACGAAGACGGCCGGCTCGCCACTCTACACCTGGACGGAGCGGACTCGTCCATGAAACTGGTCAACGAGAAGCCGGCCACCCCGGAGGTGAGTTCCGAACCCGTGCCGCTTCTCAGCAACGCGGTACTCCAGATGCCCGACAAGGTCGGCAAGATCGAACAGATCCGGGCCGAGCTCGCGGCCGCCGCCGACACGTACAAGGACCTGCAGACGCTCGAGTCGGGCACGCCGTGCGTCGCCGAGCACTTCGCCGACGGCCTCCGGTACCGCGCCCGGGTGCTCTACCCCGACAACAAGAACACCGCCGTGCGCTTCATCGACTACGGCAACCTCGTCGTGTTCCACAAGCGGCGTGGCCTCATCAAGAAAATGCCGGAGAGTATGTACGTACATCCGCTCGCCGCTCGCTGCTACGTCGACGTCGCGCCCACCGGCCAGTGGTTCGAGGCGCTCGTCGGCGACACGCGCGTCGACCTGCTAGTGGCCGTACCCCGTGCGCAACCACACCGACCGGCACGTGGCGCAGGGCTCAGAGCGTGA
- the LOC134755040 gene encoding complex I intermediate-associated protein 30, mitochondrial-like, with translation MTRRDAHDRRETDLIWCLNERSVLDKFVTTSDSDHNEGFSTCKLDMSPAGWALFHGYLNSRVTKDGSIKKARYCALRSQRTRKSFKREATFDWHLYNTLVIKIRGDGRSYLLNLSCEGYYDITWNDIYHYVLYTRGGPYWQIAKIILSRVFLAMFYENLFSRLKIISSFLVDEET, from the exons atgacgcgccgcgaCGCGCACGATAGGC GTGAAACCGACCTAATCTGGTGCCTCAACGAGCGCTCGGTCCTGGATAAATTCGTGACGACAAGCGACAGCGACCACAACGAAGGTTTCAGCACCTGCAAACTGGACATGAGTCCCGCGG GCTGGGCCCTGTTCCATGGATATTTGAACAGTAGAGTAACCAAGGATGGGAGTATTAAGAAGGCAAGGTATTGTGCTTTAAGATCGCAGCGAACCCGG AAATCATTCAAACGCGAAGCCACTTTCGACTGGCATCTATACAACACACTGGTGATAAAGATACGCGGCGACGGACGCTCCTACCTTCTCAACCTATCGTGCGAGGGCTACTACGATATCACGTGGAACGATATCTACCATTACGTCCTGTACACCAGGGGAGGGCCTTATTGGCAAATAGCCAAG atAATTTTATCACGAGTGTTCTTAGCCATGTTTTATGAAAATCTGTTCAGCCGTTTGAAGATCATCAGCTCTTTTCTAGTTGATGAGGAGACCTGA
- the LOC134754126 gene encoding transforming acidic coiled-coil-containing protein 3-like, with translation MDIGSCAKEDMLSARGSTVASEDSFITPVSSVGDLMAMSPRGKQAQESADVTSDLLTGDSVCDITMQELHHYEDTFYIDPTSMDYLVKCAESTHSNSHVDRGKESLFIKFDPLYARQKPPSTPTESLPDSTEADIGYETGSAASIFADNSVATPKHSMSAGSISCAWEKPTQMVPPVKNDLAKTETKPMPQLVRSLSSSHVATDRLINFIGSTPPVAAPRSPHHRSNNHQVGRQFTHSLRLILQKQEHEALLLRQENGDLKSALHNIESRYTSTIEELELKVKKLKDEKHNLIERENQLLQQLHDKNLNNKQMGVVMEEYEKTISSLIGEHQREQLLTREMQQKLSTERDQALSHLASMESSFNDLLSKYEKCKSIIMEHKDAEKIFEQKITEYEAGLKKYEELYTNFKQITEESLSKANETLETVKKNHSVELTKLNATIKKHEIKISSLEESLSQKIRDNEELTRICDQLINEVH, from the coding sequence ATGGACATCGGCAGCTGCGCTAAAGAGGACATGTTATCTGCGAGGGGCAGTACGGTCGCATCAGAGGACAGTTTCATTACGCCGGTGTCTTCGGTCGGAGATCTGATGGCGATGTCACCGCGAGGCAAGCAGGCCCAGGAGTCGGCTGATGTGACGAGTGACCTGCTCACGGGCGACAGTGTTTGTGATATAACCATGCAGGAACTTCATCATTACGAGGATACTTTTTACATAGATCCGACAAGTATGGACTATCTAGTGAAGTGTGCCGAGTCCACTCACAGCAACAGTCACGTAGACCGCGGCAAGGAAAGCTTGTTCATAAAATTCGATCCGCTTTACGCTCGTCAAAAACCCCCATCCACTCCTACTGAATCCCTCCCGGACTCCACGGAGGCTGACATAGGCTACGAAACAGGAAGTGCTGCATCCATTTTCGCTGACAACAGTGTCGCTACGCCTAAGCATTCAATGTCTGCGGGATCTATCTCATGTGCATGGGAAAAGCCTACTCAAATGGTTCCACCCGTCAAAAACGATTTGGCCAAAACTGAAACTAAACCAATGCCGCAGTTGGTTCGAAGCCTATCGTCTAGTCACGTAGCTACAGACAGGCTCATAAATTTCATAGGGAGTACACCGCCTGTGGCTGCTCCGCGCAGTCCTCATCACCGTTCAAACAACCACCAGGTAGGCAGACAGTTCACACATTCTCTTCGACTTATACTCCAGAAGCAGGAACATGAAGCTTTATTACTCAGACAGGAAAATGGAGATCTCAAGTCTGCGTTACACAACATTGAGAGTAGATACACAAGTACTATTGAGGAGTTAGAGTTAAAAGTTAAGAAGCTTAAGGatgaaaaacataatttgaTAGAGAGAGAAAACCAGCTACTTCAGCAGCTTCATGACAAAAACCTGAATAACAAACAAATGGGTGTAGTAATGGAAGAATATGAGAAAACTATATCTTCTCTGATCGGTGAGCATCAGCGGGAGCAACTACTGACTCGGGAAATGCAACAAAAACTAAGCACTGAACGAGACCAAGCTTTAAGTCACTTGGCAAGCATGGAAAGCTCATTCAACGACTTGCTGTCCAAGTATGAAAAATGCAAAAGTATTATTATGGAACATAAAGATGCGGAGAAAATATTTGAGCAGAAAATTACAGAGTATGAAGCTGGTTTGAAAAAATATGAAGAACTTTatacaaactttaaacaaattacTGAAGAGAGCTTGTCTAAAGCCAATGAAACATTGGAAACTGTGAAGAAAAACCATAGTGTGGAGCTAACAAAATTAAATGCTACCATCAAGAAGCATGAGATCAAAATTTCGTCTCTAGAGGAGTCACTGTCTCAAAAAATAAGAGATAATGAGGAGTTAACAAGAATTTGTGACCAGCTCATAAATGAGGTGCACTAG
- the LOC134755263 gene encoding ribonuclease P protein subunit p29-like, with protein sequence MSAEERNADNSIINFLKTNVPKSDQANIEAELKKDFLLAKKKSKKPQKKVKTKKIRTLTRREKKCLGFYDIPRRSVKYEDVLPMHNMWSDYVSQMLELGKPLPDCTSKSWEQFTQTLYRSDFHGSLLHVVRSKCPSYVGKSGICIMDTRNTFKIVSKDNVVTTVPKFCSVFEMHIRNVAVTLFGKHLCVRPAERSSKKVKTQLHPDLI encoded by the coding sequence ATGTCTGCCGAAGAACGTAATGCCGATAATTCTATCATAAATTTCCTCAAAACAAACGTTCCCAAATCGGACCAAGCCAACATCGAAGCAGAGTTGAAAAAGGATTTTCTTTTAGCtaaaaagaagagtaaaaaGCCCCAAAAGAAAGTTAAAACTAAGAAGATTCGTACTTTAACGAGACGTGAGAAAAAATGTTTAGGTTTCTACGATATACCAAGACGCAGTGTTAAATACGAAGATGTGCTTCCTATGCACAATATGTGGAGTGATTATGTGAGTCAAATGCTAGAACTGGGCAAGCCATTGCCGGACTGTACAAGTAAAAGTTGGGAGCAGTTTACACAAACCCTGTACCGGTCAGATTTCCATGGCAGCTTACTTCACGTCGTCCGCTCGAAATGCCCGAGCTACGTCGGCAAGAGCGGCATATGTATTATGGACACGAGGAACACGTTTAAAATAGTGTCGAAAGATAATGTGGTGACTACAGTGCCTAAATTTTGTTCAGTGTTTGAAATGCACATAAGGAATGTGGCAGTGACTTTGTTTGGGAAGCATTTGTGTGTGCGGCCAGCAGAAAGGTCATCTAAGAAAGTAAAGACTCAATTACATCCTGATCTAATATAG
- the LOC134755264 gene encoding E3 ubiquitin-protein ligase SIAH1B-like — MECPVCLETMTPPILQCQRGHSLCSRCTSRGHTKCPICRSPMTDMRNWALEDIISKVNTPAPVPTPAAPSSKLLCPHKDAGCGFTFSQAKARELNEHANECIFRDMLCPLGAAFSNCFWIGKLKSMMDHFKQSHSSSCEIVSGVDTELELPLNQDLVKVYLAATGNMHFIITMKIDMTEWK, encoded by the exons ATGGAGTGCCCAGTATGCCTGGAGACGATGACACCACCTATCCTGCAGTGCCAACGCGGGCACAGCCTCTGCAGCCGCTGCACAAGTCGCGGCCACACGAAATGCCCTATTTGCCGCTCGCCCATGACGGATATGAGGAACTGGGCTTTGGAAGATATCATTTCAAAG GTGAATACACCAGCCCCAGTGCCAACGCCAGCGGCACCGTCGTCCAAACTGCTCTGTCCTCACAAAGATGCGGGCTGCGGGTTCACATTCAGCCAAGCTAAAGCACGCGAGCTTAATGAGCACGCCAATGAATGTATCTTCAGGGACATGCTCTGCCCGCTTGGCGCCGCTTTCAGCAACTGTTTCTGGATAG GTAAACTCAAAAGCATGATGGACCACTTCAAACAAAGCCACTCATCCAGCTGCGAGATTGTCTCCGGCGTCGACACGGAACTCGAGCTCCCCCTCAACCAAGACCTGGTCAAGGTCTACCTAGCTGCCACTGGCAATATGCACTTCATCATCACCATGAAAATAGACATGACTGAGTGGAAATAA